The genomic stretch TCGTCTCATTTCGATATGCTCATGAATTTCGTTCTCATAATTAAAACATCATTAGAATTTTAATTATGAATAATTCATTAACACATTCATTAACTAATATTTAATAACATTCATCACCTTTTGACACATTGCCAAAGTGTCCAAAAAATGATAGAATCATCCCTCGTGGTTTAGTTTCCAAAAAGTAATGCCCTTCACAAGAGGTTGTATGGCAGATCCCCACCTTCCCATGTTACAACTTCCCCTCTTACCTGTCCCTACCTTCCCTACATTTTATAAAACCTCACATCCCTCTCTTCCCTCTCCCTCCAATCTCTCTTCACAATCTCTCCCCTCTCTCTCTTCACATTACTCACAAAAAAATATGTGTAGCTTTAAGGCTAAAGAAACTATAGTCATAGAATCTTCCACAACACCTCCTCATGTAATTTCTAGAATCAATGGAAGACAAGTACTTCAACCAACATGCAACCATGTTGTTGTTCCAAATCTTGAAAGAAGAAACTCCATGAAGAAATTAACATCAAAATCACTTTTTGCACCCCCACTTCCAAATCCAAATCCAAACAAAACTTCTACTACTACCACTACTACTACTTCATTGTCACCACCAATTTCTCCAAAACCAATCTCTCCCACCAGACCATTCCTAGCTACAAAGAGAGGAAATGACAACAATGGAATGAACTCAAGCTGTGAAAAGCTTGTTATACCAAAGAACACAATGAAAACTCCATGTTTGGAAAGGAAGAAGTCCAAGAGTTTCAAAGAAGGGTCTTATGGTGTTGAAGCTTCTTTGAGTTATTCTTCTTCTTTGATCACTGACTCTCCAGGGAGTATAGCTGCAGGGAGAAGGGAACAGATGGCACTTCAACAGGCTCAAAGGAAAATGAAGATTGCTCATTATGGAAGATCGAAGTCGGCGAAATTCGAAAGAGTTTTTCCTATTGATCCTTCTAGTGCTCTTGAGTTAAAGACTAGTAATGAAGAGGAGAAGAGGTGTAGCTTTATCACAGCCAATTCAGGTAATTTAATAGTAAATAATTTGATACAAATTCTTATATTACTTTTTTTGCTTTAtcttattgttattatttatgtatcttttgatgaataGATCCTATCTATATTGCTTATCATGATGAAGAATGGGGAGTTCCAGTTCATGATGACAAGTAAGCTCCTATTTTTCTCCGGTCTCTCGTAAATCACAGACACTGACATCTGACATACACTGACACGTCGACACCAATAGTTTGAGAAAACGAAATATTTAAATGTAATTACATGTATATGTGTCATATCAATATCGAATACTGTCACATGTTAGATATCAGACACACCTTTAATATAATTACATGAACATACACATGCTAGGCACGGACATCTAACACAGACTAACACGCATATTATGATAGTTtgaaaaaattgaatatttagatgtAATTACATGTATATGTGTTTTGTTGGTGTCAAACACTGACACGTGTCAGATATCGAACACGTCTTCAATCtgaagtatcgtgtcagatagtaATACATGTCAGATATCGAACACGCTTACAATATGATGAAGACTGACAAATGTTATTGTCCATAATTCAGGATGTTGTTTGAACTTCTAATTCTAAGTGGTGCTCAAGTTGGATCTGATTGGACCTCAACCTTGAAGAAACGCCTAGATTTCAGGTTTGATTTTGATCAAATTCAACCCTATAGTACATAATTACATATGAACAAAGttaacattttttattattttttttttattgattgaactaataataatttttaaatttgtataCAGGGCTGCATTTTCAGAATTTGATGCAGAAATTGTGGCCAACTTCACTGATAAACAAATGATATCAATTAGTTCAGAATATGGCATTGAGATAAGCAAAGTTAGAGGAGTTGTTGACAATGCAAACCAAATTCTACAAGTTAAGAAAAGCTTTGGTTCATTTGACAAATACATATGGGGATTTGTGAATCAAAAACCAATCTCAACTCAATACAAATTTGGCCACAAGATTCCAGTGAAGACATCAAAATCAGAAAGCATAAGCAAAGACATGATTAGGAGAGGTTTTAGGTTTGTTGGTCCAACCGTGGTTCATTCATTTATGCAGGCAGCTGGCCTAACAAATGACCACTTAATCACTTGCCATAGGCACTTGCAATGCTGCACTTTCTTGGAAGCTATATAAGAGATTATTCATTGACCCTACAAGAGTTCAAGACATGAAATTGAATGTTATTGTTATATATGCTTAAGAGCATATGTAATGTGATTCAATGTGCTAACTATAGTTTTTACTTCAATGTTAATTGTTGTGTATAGTATTAGATTAggtttaaaagtttttttttcttgatgATTTGTGAGTTGGTGTGAG from Vicia villosa cultivar HV-30 ecotype Madison, WI linkage group LG4, Vvil1.0, whole genome shotgun sequence encodes the following:
- the LOC131599011 gene encoding uncharacterized protein LOC131599011, which codes for MCSFKAKETIVIESSTTPPHVISRINGRQVLQPTCNHVVVPNLERRNSMKKLTSKSLFAPPLPNPNPNKTSTTTTTTTSLSPPISPKPISPTRPFLATKRGNDNNGMNSSCEKLVIPKNTMKTPCLERKKSKSFKEGSYGVEASLSYSSSLITDSPGSIAAGRREQMALQQAQRKMKIAHYGRSKSAKFERVFPIDPSSALELKTSNEEEKRCSFITANSDPIYIAYHDEEWGVPVHDDKMLFELLILSGAQVGSDWTSTLKKRLDFRAAFSEFDAEIVANFTDKQMISISSEYGIEISKVRGVVDNANQILQVKKSFGSFDKYIWGFVNQKPISTQYKFGHKIPVKTSKSESISKDMIRRGFRFVGPTVVHSFMQAAGLTNDHLITCHRHLQCCTFLEAI